From one Deltaproteobacteria bacterium genomic stretch:
- a CDS encoding RES family NAD+ phosphorylase produces MSLFARVRDFDEDAYRNIVSLRKSEDLFDDLTGGDTSMSAIAIEAEAKVKAGIPLGLISRGFHYTISITYPFENEPYLKTRYGNGSYGVWYGALALNTTIHETAFHMVKEESGIEGNTGLIHRERAVYRIHCKALLIDLSGKEAEYPDLIGQDYGFTQQVGERVRREGHPGLLSPSARHKSGINLVSFSPAILSNPRSSCYLTYTCDPVRRIVTVERTVGKVMSTLQF; encoded by the coding sequence ATGTCTCTTTTCGCGCGTGTGCGCGATTTCGACGAGGATGCGTACCGTAATATCGTCTCCTTGCGGAAGTCGGAGGACCTTTTCGATGACCTGACGGGCGGGGACACCTCCATGAGCGCGATCGCCATCGAGGCCGAGGCGAAGGTGAAAGCCGGCATTCCTCTCGGGCTAATCTCCCGCGGGTTCCACTACACCATCTCGATCACCTATCCTTTCGAGAACGAGCCGTATTTGAAGACCCGGTACGGCAACGGCTCGTACGGCGTCTGGTATGGTGCGCTCGCGCTGAATACCACCATCCACGAGACGGCCTTCCATATGGTCAAGGAAGAATCGGGGATCGAAGGAAACACGGGGTTGATCCACAGGGAACGGGCGGTCTACCGGATTCACTGCAAGGCGCTTCTGATCGATCTTTCGGGCAAGGAAGCCGAATACCCGGACCTGATCGGGCAGGACTACGGGTTCACCCAGCAGGTCGGGGAAAGGGTCCGGAGGGAAGGGCATCCGGGGCTTCTCTCTCCTTCCGCCCGGCATAAAAGTGGGATCAACCTGGTTTCATTCTCCCCGGCGATCCTCTCCAACCCCCGGTCGTCCTGCTACCTCACCTACACCTGCGATCCGGTTCGGCGGATCGTCACCGTCGAACGAACCGTGGGCAAGGTAATGTCCACGCTGCAGTTCTGA